In Ruminiclostridium josui JCM 17888, the genomic window GAGCTGCATCTGAAACTATGTTTCTTGAGTGCCGGAGAGGAAAGCGGAATTCCTAGTGTAGCGGTGAAATGCGTAGATATTAGGAGGAACACCAGTGGCGAAGGCGGCTTTCTGGACGGTAACTGACGCTGAGGCGCGAAAGCGTGGGGAGCAAACAGGATTAGATACCCTGGTAGTCCACGCTGTAAACGATGGATACTAGGTGTAGGAGGTATCGACCCCTTCTGTGCCGGAGTTAACACAATAAGTATCCCACCTGGGGAGTACGGCCGCAAGGTTGAAACTCAAAGGAATTGACGGGGGCCCGCACAAGCAGTGGAGTATGTGGTTTAATTCGAAGCAACGCGAAGAACCTTACCAAGGCTTGACATATAGCGGAATACGGCAGAGATGTCGTAGTCCTTCGGGACTGCTATACAGGTGGTGCATGGTTGTCGTCAGCTCGTGTCGTGAGATGTTGGGTTAAGTCCCGCAACGAGCGCAACCCCTGTTGTTAGTTGATAACATTAAGATGATCACTCTAGCGAGACTGCCGGTGATAAATCGGAGGAAGGTGGGGACGACGTCAAATCATCATGCCCCTTATGTCTTGGGCTACACACGTACTACAATGGCTATTACAGAGGGAAGCTAAGCTGTAAAGTGGAGCAAATCCCCAAAAATAGTCCCAGTTCAGATTGTGGGCTGCAACCCGCCCACATGAAGTCGGAATTGCTAGTAATGGCAGGTCAGCATACTGCCGTGAATACGTTCCCGGGCCTTGTACACACCGCCCGTCACACCATGAGAGTCTGCAACACCCGAAGTCGATAGTCTAACCGCAAGGAGGACGTCGCCGAAGGTGGGGCCGATGATTGGGGTGAAGTCGTAACAAGGTAGCCGTATCGGAAGGTGCGGCTGGATCACCTCCTTTCTAAGGAGACAAGGTTCATGCAACGGATGTTGAGATGAATCAAAATCTTTAGGTCGAAGATAATGGCAGGAAGGCTTGAGCAAAGCTCGCCTGAATGGTAAACATTATCTTAGAGTTTCTTTACAATCACTGTTTAGTTTTCAAAGCCCATGAAACTATTGTTAAATAGTATAAGGGTGTTTGAATTATTGATGGGCTCATAGCTCAGATGGTTAGAGCGCACGCCTGATAAGCGTGAGGTCGATGGTTCGATTCCATTTGAGCCCACCATACTAAACTGAAATAGTTTAGTATAAAATTAAATACCAGTTGACATAATGATGAAATCTGGTATAATAAGACTCCGCAGTCAGTGTGGAAACACAAACAGCTGCGAGGTTTGTACCTTGAGAACTGAATAATGTTATTCAAAGAATGCGTTTCAAACGAAAGTTTGAAATACGTTTTAAGAAGATGAGAAGACATAGAAATATATATGAAAGTATGTATTTGAGTAAAAGTAATAAGGGTAACATGTGAGAAGGAGAAATCCTTTGAAACACGTAAATCAGTTTACGTTGGAAACATGCAACTCTTAGGAAACTAACTCATTGATAGGTTAAGACAATCACTTTAAGAGAATCTGATGAAATCGAAGAAATTCGATAGAAACGGTAAATGCGTATAGTATCTAGCAAAATAAAAACGCTAGATGCGAGTAATACAAGGAAGATGAGTGCCGAGGAACAGAGCATACATAGGTATGTGAGTACCGCAGGACACGAAATCTGACGAAGTAGGACGACGTATATAGCGTTTTTAGAGGTCAAGCTACTAAGAGCATAGGGTGAATGCCTTGGCACCAGAAGGCGAAGAAGGACGTGACAAGCTGCGAAAAGCTACGGAGAGGCGCAAATAGCCATTGACCCGTAGATATCCGAATGGGGAAACCCGGCCGAGTTAAGCACTCGGTCATCGTAACATGAATCCATAGTGTTACGAGGGCAGACGTTGGGAACTGAAACATCTAAGTACCAACAGGAAAAGAAATCAAAAGAGATTCCGTAAGTAGTGGCGAGCGAAAGCGGAAGAGCCCAAACCAAAAGATAGCAATATCTTTTGGGGTTGAGGACTAGCATAATGATCCTTGAGACATAGCAGAATGAGCAGCTGGAAAGCTGAGACCATAGAGGGTAAAAGTCCCGTAAGCGAAATGTTGAGAGGCAGGCTAGAATCCAGAGTACCACGAGGCACGTGAAACCTCGTGGGAAGCAGGGTGGACCACCATCCAAGGCTAAATACTAACTGGTGACCGATAGTGAAGCAGTACCGTGAGGGAAAGGTGAAAAGAACCCCGGGAGGGGAGTGAAAGAGAACCTGAAACCCTATGTTTACAAGCAGTTGAAGAGCGTTAAAGCTCGACAGCGTACTTTTTGTAGAACGGTCCGGCGAGTTATTGTATGCAGCAAGGTTAAGTACTAGAAGGTACGGAGCCGAAGGGAAACCGAGTGTTAAAAGCGCGAGAAGTTGCATGCTATAGACCCGAAACCGGGTGACCTACCCATGGACAGGTTGAAGCGGGAGTAAAATCTCGTGGAGGACCGAACCACATGACCGTTGAAAAGGTCTGGGATGAGCTGTGGGTGGCGGAGAAATTCCAATCGAACTCGGAGATAGCTGGTTCTCCCCGAAATAGCTTTAGGGCTAGCCTCAAGGGAAAATCAAACGGAGGTAGAGCACTGAATGGGCTAGGGGCCTTACCGGGTTACCGAACCCTATCAAACTCCGAATGCCGTAATGATGTTACTTGGGAGTCAGACTATGAGAGATAAGTCCCATGGTCAAAAGGGAAACAGCCCAGACCATCAGCTAAGGTCCCAAAATCACAGTTAAGTGGAAAAGGATGTGGGTTTGCTAAGACAACTAGGATGTTGGCTTAGAAGCAGCCACTCATTCAAAGAGTGCGTAATAGCTCACTAGTCGAGTGAGCCTGCGCCGAAAATTACCGGGGCTAAACTGTGTACCGAAGCTATGGATCAGCGTACATCCAATAGTATTGCTAAATGAAATAAGAAGCGAAGAGGTAATTTCACGAAATGTAACAAATGAAAAATAAATCAAAACATTTCGTCAAATTACATACAGCTAAACTTGTACCGTTAGCAGTAGTATTGGATGTACGAGGGTGGTAGGGGAGCTTACTGTAGTAGGTTGAAGCAAGATCGAAAGGACTTGTGGACGAGACAGTAGTGAGAATGCCGGAATAAGTAGCGAGAGTAAAGTGAGAATCTTTACCGTCGAAAGCCTAAGGTTTCCTGGGGAAGGTTCGTCCGCCCAGGGTAAGTCTGGACCTAAGCTGAGGCCGAAAGGCGTAGGTGATGGACAACAGGTTGAAATTCCTGTACTACCGTTAATCGTTATGAGAGAGGTGGTGACGCAGGAGGATAAGTCAAGCGATCAGCTGGAAAAGATCGTGCAAGCGGGGTAGATAGTCCGGTAGGCAAATCCGCCGGATGTTTCGAAGACGTGATGCGGAGGGAAAACAAGTACCGAAGTGACAGATTCCACACTGACGAGAAAAACCACTATCCAGATTAAAGGTACCAGTACCGCAAACCGACACAGGTAGGTGAGGAGAGAATCCTAAGACGAGCGGGAGAAGCGTTGTTAAGGAACTCGGCAAATTGACCCCGTAAGTTAGCGAAAAGGGGTGCCTCAAGAGATTGAGGCCGCAGAGAATAGGCCCAAGCAACTGTTTATCAAAAACACAGGTCTCTGCTAAATCGAAAGATGAAGTATAGGGGCTGACGCCTGCCCGGTGCTGGAAGGTTACGGGAATTGCTTAGGGGAAACCCGAAGGCATGAACTTAAGCCCCAGTAAACGGCGGCCGTAACTATAACGGTCCTAAGGTAGCGAAATTCCTTGTCAGGTAAGTTCTGACCCGCACGAATGGCGTAATGACTTGGGCACTGTCTCAACAACGTACCCGGCGAAATTGTAGTACTTGTGAAGATGCAAGTTACCCGCGACTAGACGGAAAGACCCCATGGAGCTTCACTGTAGCTTGATATTGGGTTTCGGTATTTTTTGTACAGGATAGGTGGGAGACTGAGAAGTGGTGGCGCCAGCCATCATGGAGTCGACGTTGGGATACCACTCTAAAAGTACTGGAACTCTAACCTGAGACCATAAGCTGGTCTAGGGACACTGTCAGGTGGGCAGTTTGACTGGGGCGGTCGCCTCCCAAAGAGTAACGGAGGCGTCCAAAGGTTACCTCAGTGCGGTTGGAAATCGCACAGCGAGTGCAAAGGCATAAGGTAGCCTGACTGCGAGAGAGACACCTCGAGCAGGTACGAAAGTAGGGCTTAGTGATCCGGTGGTATGAAAGTGGAATTGCCATCGCTCAACGGATAAAAGCTACCCTGGGGATAACAGGCTTATCTCCCCCAAGAGTCCACATCGACGGGGAGGTTTGGCACCTCGATGTCGGCTCATCGCATCCTGGAGCTGTAGCAGGTTCCAAGGGTTTGGCTGTTCGCCAATTAAAGCGGTACGCGAGCTGGGTTCAGAACGTCGTGAGACAGTTCGGTCCCTATCTGTCGCGGGCGCAGGATATTTGAGAGGATCTGTCCTTAGTACGAGAGGACCGGGATGGACGAACCTCTAGTGCACCAGTTGTCATACCAATGGCACAGCTGGGTAGCCAAGTTCGGCAGGGATAAACGCTGAAGGCATCTAAGCGTGAAACCCACCTCAAGATGAGATATCCCACTAGCAATAGGTAAGACCCCATGTAGACTACATGGTTGATAGGTCAGGAGTGTAAGCATAGTAATGTGTTAAGCTGACTGATACTAATAGGTCGAGGGTTTGACCCAAAAGAAACAGGTATCAAAAAAGTAGAAGGTCTTAAAACTAGACAATGAGAGAGCTTCACATCTTCTTAGAAGAGTAACATTAATCAGTTCTGAAGGTACAAAGTACCTAATAAATCTTCTGGTGGAAATGACGAGATGGTCACACCCGTTCCCATACCGAACACGGCAGTTAAGCATCTCAGTGCCGATAATACTTGGCTGGAGACGGCCCGGGAAAGTAGGTCTCTGCCAGATTTATATGAAAGCCTCAAGTTCATTGCTTGAGGCTTTTTTACATTATCTGATAAATGTACAAGTAAAATAAAAATACGTTAATTGAAAAGTTAAATTCCACTGTAAATTTTAATTCCACAATGAAGAGTAAATTCCACTAAATCAAGTCTTTGAACTATATTCTTTGTGCCTGAAATATAGTATAATAAGCATACAGAAAATTGCTCTGAAGAAAAAATTGCATGGCAAACAGCCGACTGGAGGATTTTTTGTAAAACTAAATTCCACTCGGAATAGAGTTGATATTGAGGTTTCTATCCGCAGTTTTAACTCTTGGTTTGTGTTTCTATTTCAGCAGTTTTGGTTTTAGGATGATATCGTCGCAGGATATCTCTCTTAGTCCGAATGCATTTAATGCATGTTTTTCCAGTAGCAATTGAGCCAGTTCTAATGGGGTTCTACCATTTAGACTGGCTCTTGCTGTACTGTTAATATGATTTGCAAGTCTTGTTACATCCCATTGCGTTAGTTTATCAAAGGATGAGCCTTTGGGAAGAACAGAACGTATATATTCGTGGTTCTTTTCTATACCTGGTTTTTGCCACGAAGCCATAGGATCACAAAAAAATATGGATGTGCGTATGGTATTATCAATCCCACATTCCAGTCCTTCTGGGTTTGAAAATTCCGTACCTCTGTCTGTTAAAATAACTGGAAATGTGTTGTAGAAGCCGATAGGAGACATTTTTTCTTCCAGATGGTCAAATGTTTTTTAACAGAAGTTGCTGTCTTATCTGGCAATAGATAAATTAACATCAATTTGCAGCTGCGAAAGAATAATGTAAGTAGTACTTTTTGGCTACCCTCACAACCGACTACTGTATCCATTTCAACAACATTCGTCTCTGGATGGGCTTCCATATATTTCATGAAATCATTATAAGTTCGTCCTTCAAAAATCCCTGTATCTTTGGCTTTTGGTCTGTCTTGTTTGCGAGGCTTATACTTTACTTTTCTGGGGAGATCAATGTTTTTCACAGATAACACACCAGATGCAATATAATTATAAATTGTTTTTTCAGAACATTTTATTTCGGGATGATTTTTAAGTATTTGGTACGGAGTCTGCCCCTGCAAAATTAAAGGTGTGACAATTGCATCCATCTGATTAAGTGAATCTTCAGATATATTGATTCCATTTCTAGATTCAACAAGGATAGTCTTATATTGACGATTAGCCTGAGTTGCTTTGTAGAAATATTTATCAAGCCTGCATCCAGCTTTTTTAGAACAACCGTTACAAACAAAAGGAGCCTTTACTACTTTACTGCATATTTCATTTTTAAACTGGTCACAATGGGTATTACAAGCATTACATGTTCTGCATTGCTTCTTACAAGCAACAGTACGTTTGCAGACATTTGTAAGGCCACATTTACCACGATGAACACAATGATTATGGGATACAAAATTGTTTCTAGAAGTAA contains:
- a CDS encoding helix-turn-helix domain-containing protein, with amino-acid sequence MSNLIPGNQKHLTLDNRIFIEKSLDNNLPFKVIAKYLCKDPTTVSKEVKKHRSLTSRNNFVSHNHCVHRGKCGLTNVCKRTVACKKQCRTCNACNTHCDQFKNEICSKVVKAPFVCNGCSKKAGCRLDKYFYKATQANRQYKTILVESRNGINISEDSLNQMDAIVTPLILQGQTPYQILKNHPEIKCSEKTIYNYIASGVLSVKNIDLPRKVKYKPRKQDRPKAKDTGIFEGRTYNDFMKYMEAHPETNVVEMDTVVGCEGSQKVLLTLFFRSCKLMLIYLLPDKTATSVKKHLTIWKKKCLLSASTTHFQLF